One Trichosurus vulpecula isolate mTriVul1 chromosome 7, mTriVul1.pri, whole genome shotgun sequence genomic region harbors:
- the ABCF3 gene encoding ATP-binding cassette sub-family F member 3 isoform X2 — protein sequence MTPWPCRACWRVTPTEKGCCSGNANSVPRLIASSPRVEGPEAAQLTEIYAKLEEIEADKAPARASVILAGLGFSVKMQQQPTREFSGGWRMRLALARALFARPDLLLLDEPTNMLDVRAILWLENYLQSWPSTILVVSHDRNFLNAVATDIIHLHSQRLDSYRGDFETFLKSKQERLKSQQREYEAQQQYRQHIQVFIDRFRYNANRASQVQSKLKLLEKLPELKPVDKEVEVMIKFPDGFEKFSPPVLQLDEVDFHYDSQHPVFSRLSVSADLESRICVVGENGSGKSTMLKLLMGDLAPVQGIRHAHRNLKIGYFSQHHVEQLDLNVSAVELLARKFPGRPEEEYRHQLGRYGISGELAVRPVASLSGGQKSRVAFAQMTMSCPNFYILDEPTNHLDMETIEALGRALNSFRGGVILVSHNEHFIRLVCQELWVCEGGGVTRVEGGFDHYRDLLQEQFRREGFL from the exons ATGACACCATGGCCCTGCAGAGCGTGCTGGAGAGTGACACCTACCGAGAAGGGCTGCTGCAGCGGGAACGCCAACTCAGTGCCCAG ACTAATTGCCTCTTCCCCCAGAGTGGAGGGCCCAGAGGCTGCACAGCTCACTGAGATCTATGCCAAGCTTGAAGAGATTGAGGCTGACAAAGCCCCTGCCAG gGCATCTGTCATCCTTGCCGGACTTGGTTTCAGTGTAAAGATGCAGCAGCAGCCCACGCG GGAGTTCTCTGGTGGCTGGAGGATGCGGCTGGCCCTCGCCAGGGCCCTCTTTGCCCG GCCAGATCTGCTCCTGTTAGATG agCCCACCAACATGCTGGATGTGCGTGCTATCTTGTGGCTGGAGAATTACCTGCAG AGTTGGCCCTCGACCATCTTGGTTGTTTCCCATGACCGAAACTTCTTGAATGCGGTGGCCACAGACATTATTCACCTGCACAGCCAGCGGTTGGATAGCTACCGAGGGGACTTTGAGACTTTCCTCAAGAGCAAGCAGGAGCGGCTCAAGAGCCAGCAGCGCGAGTACGAGGCCCAGCAACAGTACCGCCAGCACATCCAG gtGTTCATTGACCGCTTTCGCTATAATGCAAATAGAGCATCCCAGGTGCAGAGTAAACTCAAATTGCTGGAGAAGCT GCCAGAACTGAAGCCTGTGGACAAGGAGGTGGAGGTGATGATAAA GTTTCCTGATGGCTTTGAAAAGTTCTCACCCCCCGTGCTGCAGCTCGATGAAGTGGACTTCCACTACGATTCTCAGCACCCCGTCTTTAGTCGTCTTTCTGTCTCGGCAGACCTCGAGTCTCGGATTTGTGTG GTAGGGGAGAATGGATCAGGGAAGTCGACCATGCTGAAGCTGCTAATGGGAGACCTGGCACCGGTGCAGGGAATCAGACATGCCCACAG GAACCTGAAGATCGGCTACTTCAGCCAGCACCATGTGGAGCAGCTCGACCTGAACGTCAGTGCCGTGGAGCTGCTGGCGCGCAAGTTCCctg GGCGGCCTGAGGAGGAGTATCGCCACCAGTTGGGACGCTATGGCATCTCTGGGGAGCTGGCTGTCCGCCCTGTTGCTAGCCTGTCTGGAGGGCAGAAAAGCCGAGTGGCCTTTGCCCAGATGACCATGTCCTG CCCTAACTTCTACATTCTGGACGAACCAACAAACCACCTGGACATGGAAACGATTGAGGCCTTAGGCCGGGCCCTTAACAGTTTCAGG gGTGGGGTGATCCTTGTCTCCCACAATGAGCACTTCATCCGCCTGGTCTGCCAGGAGCTGTGGGTGTGTGAAGGCGGTGGTGTCACTCGGGTCGAGGGGGGCTTTGACCATTATCGGGACCTTCTCCAGGAGCAGTTCCGGCGGGAGGGTTTCCTCTAG